The following are encoded in a window of Amphibacillus xylanus NBRC 15112 genomic DNA:
- a CDS encoding DNA-directed RNA polymerase subunit beta produces the protein MQRANVITQEKPNQVKQRRRVNRHEEEKQKRTKAPIRRIFPIWLRLIVIFLLAVFALIIGMIIGYTVLGDGTDALEVLSFDFWKRVLDMIRGVE, from the coding sequence ATGCAAAGAGCCAATGTCATTACTCAAGAAAAACCAAATCAAGTGAAACAAAGAAGACGCGTCAATCGACACGAAGAGGAAAAACAAAAGCGAACGAAAGCACCGATTCGCCGGATTTTCCCAATTTGGCTTCGCCTGATTGTCATTTTCTTGCTAGCCGTATTCGCACTTATTATAGGTATGATCATCGGATACACAGTATTGGGTGATGGTACCGACGCTTTGGAAGTATTAAGTTTTGACTTCTGGAAAAGAGTGCTTGATATGATACGCGGAGTCGAATAA
- a CDS encoding flagellar hook-basal body protein — translation MSRMNIQAAVTMGQLQNKIDLISHNVANLNTNGYKARSSNFSSLIYQNINNLKDVDANAPGRHTPHGIRLGSGARIGHTNINLTAGSLNITNRGLDVALLRDNHLLQIQVTENGNTETRYTRDGSLYLQPVDGGQVMLTTSDGHPVIGQSGGAIMFDENIEDIRINEIGQIVTVRNGVEVVEDGLAVVEAVRPQFLQAAGKNLFRLPNLEGTPYVAADIVSTVNQFDNEIQSGALEQSNVDLATQMAELLQTQRAYQYNARTITMHDQMRGLINQLR, via the coding sequence ATGAGTCGAATGAATATTCAAGCTGCTGTTACAATGGGGCAACTTCAAAATAAAATTGATTTAATTAGTCATAACGTAGCAAATTTAAATACAAATGGTTACAAAGCGCGCTCGTCCAATTTTTCATCATTAATCTATCAAAATATTAATAATCTAAAAGATGTCGACGCGAACGCACCAGGAAGACACACACCACATGGTATCCGTTTAGGATCAGGTGCGCGTATTGGTCACACGAATATTAACCTAACAGCAGGTTCGTTAAATATCACAAACCGCGGTTTAGATGTTGCATTACTTCGTGACAATCATTTATTACAAATTCAAGTCACCGAAAATGGTAACACTGAAACACGCTACACACGTGACGGATCGCTATACCTACAGCCAGTTGATGGTGGGCAGGTTATGTTAACAACAAGCGACGGTCACCCGGTAATTGGACAATCCGGTGGTGCGATTATGTTTGATGAAAATATCGAAGACATTCGTATTAATGAAATCGGACAAATTGTCACAGTTCGTAATGGTGTAGAGGTTGTTGAGGATGGACTAGCAGTTGTTGAAGCGGTCCGACCACAATTTTTACAAGCAGCAGGCAAGAATTTATTCAGATTACCGAATTTAGAAGGTACACCTTATGTTGCTGCAGATATAGTTTCAACGGTCAATCAGTTTGACAATGAGATTCAAAGTGGAGCACTTGAACAATCAAACGTCGACCTTGCCACACAAATGGCCGAATTATTACAAACACAACGTGCTTATCAATACAATGCCAGAACAATCACGATGCACGATCAAATGCGCGGGTTGATTAATCAACTACGCTAA
- the fabZ gene encoding 3-hydroxyacyl-ACP dehydratase FabZ, translating into MLTIEEIKAIIPHRYPFLLVDQIQEVSENRVVGKKNVTINEPFFQGHFPEYPVMPGVLILEALAQTGAVAMLGKEENKGKIGFLAGIDKARFRQQVRPGDTLTLEVEITRLKGPIGKGKAIATVDGKIACEAEIMFAIQ; encoded by the coding sequence ATGTTAACTATAGAAGAAATCAAAGCGATCATCCCACATCGCTATCCATTTTTACTAGTCGACCAAATTCAAGAAGTGTCAGAAAACCGTGTTGTCGGTAAGAAAAACGTAACAATCAATGAACCATTTTTCCAAGGTCACTTCCCCGAATACCCTGTAATGCCAGGCGTATTAATCCTAGAGGCCTTAGCACAAACCGGAGCCGTCGCCATGCTAGGCAAAGAAGAAAACAAAGGAAAAATTGGATTCCTCGCTGGGATTGATAAAGCACGCTTTAGACAACAAGTCAGACCAGGCGATACACTTACATTAGAAGTTGAAATTACCCGACTCAAAGGCCCAATTGGAAAAGGAAAAGCAATCGCAACAGTCGACGGAAAAATCGCCTGCGAAGCAGAAATCATGTTTGCAATACAATAA